The following coding sequences are from one Brienomyrus brachyistius isolate T26 chromosome 15, BBRACH_0.4, whole genome shotgun sequence window:
- the plppr3b gene encoding phospholipid phosphatase-related protein type 3 — protein sequence MMSSKEKPKKKPPKDSLTLLPCFYFVELPIVASSMVSLYFLELTDVLQPAQVGFRCHDRSLSMPYVDSGDELIPLLMLLSLAFAGPAASIMMGEGLVYCMQSRMKMRPGSEGSINAGGCNFNSFLRRTVRFVGVHVFGLCATALVTDVIQLATGYHAPFFLTVCKPNYTLPGVSCDKNPYITRDICSGADQHAILSARKTFPSQHATLSSFAAVYISMYFNSTISDSTKLLKPVLVFAFAIAAGLTGLTQITQYRSHPIDVYSGFLIGAGIAAYLAFHAVANFRSSEDVVPRPLPAPRKDALRALTQRGHDSVYHKGPTSESNDELSASQRLDGLNRQVQREKASLGSLKRASVDVELLAPRSPMGKETMVTFSNTLPRTNNAGVEELARRHTSVHVPLDSLRSKQLVSEWKQKSIELRGGLRGEEEQDGSEEEASDDGENCGDEELTMPSALYPSVQAGRGTAGGTRVVMPARPGAPQLVHIPEESTGPPPVSPKSASTRAKWLSIAEKSGITATGPVRPPNQPRIMQVIAMSKQHGPITVTPKSSETSSSCTSSTASTDSPLYRPPSERDSSSIVTVDAHAPHHPVVHMSSGNGGPWEWKGTTNGSAAESYELNDLGRDCARSYRPSKSLSPGSSIGEADQEPLPAPHPELPLDARGRDSTLRHKAHLSAPERDGGQGQTEQDPFYKKLHASRRFKDHN from the exons ATGATGTCTTCAAAGGAGAAGCCTAAGAAGAAGCCACCCAAAGACAGCCTGACACTGTTGCCCTGCTTCTACTTCGTGGAG CTCCCCATCGTGGCCTCCTCCATGGTGTCCCTCTACTTCCTAGAGTTGACGGATGTCCTGCAGCCAGCACAAGTGGGTTTCCGCTGCCATGACCGCTCATTGAGCATGCCATACGTTGACAGCGGCGACGAGCTTATCCCCCTGCTGATGCTCCTCAGTCTGGCCTTTGCCGGACCTGCTGCTTCC ATcatgatgggggaggggctagTGTACTGTATGCAGTCTCGCATGAAGATGCGCCCAGGTTCTGAAGGCAGCATCAATGCCGGTGGCTGCAATTTCAACTCATTCCTGCGCAGAACTGTCCGATTTGTGG GTGTCCATGTGTTTGGGCTGTGTGCCACAGCTCTGGTGACAGATGTCATCCAGCTGGCCACAGGATATCATGCCCCATTCTTCCTGACTGTCTGTAAGCCCAACTACACCCTGCCTGGAGTGTCCTGCGATAAAAACCCCTACATCACCCGAGATATTTGCTCGGGGGCGGATCAGCACGCTATCCTTTCTGCAAG GAAGACTTTCCCTTCCCAGCATGCAACACTGTCCTCTTTTGCTGCAGTGTATATATCT ATGTATTTCAACTCCACCATCTCGGACAGCACCAAGTTGCTCAAGCCAGTGCTGGTGTTCGCCTTTGCTATCGCAGCTGGCCTCACCGGCCTCACGCAGATCACCCAGTACCGCAGCCATCCCATCGATGTCTACTCGGGCTTCCTCATCGGGGCTGGCATCGCTGCCTACCTC GCCTTCCATGCTGTGGCCAACTTCAGATCCTCAGAGGACGTGGTGCCCCGGCCACTCCCGGCCCCCCGGAAGGACGCGCTGCGGGCCCTGACGCAACGAGGCCACGATTCGGTGTACCACAAGGGCCCCACATCAGAGAGCAATGATGAACTATCGGCCTCTCAAAGACTGGATGGCCTGAACCGACAGGTGCAACGTGAGAAGGCATCTCTGGGCAGCCTGAAGCGGGCAAGTGTTGATGTGGAACTTCTGGCCCCCCGCAGCCCCATGGGCAAGGAGACCATGGTGACTTTTAGCAACACGCTGCCTCGCACCAACAACGCCGGCGTTGAGGAGCTGGCACGGCGCCACACCAGCGTGCACGTGCCACTGGACTCACTGCGCTCCAAGCAGTTGGTGTCTGAGTGGAAGCAGAAGTCAATAGAACTACGGGGAGGCCTGCggggggaggaggagcaggatggcAGCGAGGAAGAAGCCTCCGATGACGGGGAGAACTGCGGTGACGAAGAGCTGACGATGCCCTCCGCGCTGTACCCCAGCGTGCAGGCTGGTCGCGGGactgcagggggcaccagggtgGTGATGCCGGCCCGCCCGGGAGCTCCGCAGCTGGTACACATTCCAGAAGAGTCCACGGGTCCCCCGCCAGTGTCACCCAAGAGTGCGAGCACTCGGGCGAAGTGGCTGTCCATTGCCGAGAAGAGCGGCATTACAGCGACAGGGCCAGTGCGCCCCCCCAACCAGCCCCGTATCATGCAGGTCATTGCCATGTCCAAGCAGCATGGCCCCATCACAGTTACACCCAAATCCTCAGAGacatcctcctcctgcacttCCTCCACCGCCAGTACTGACTCGCCCCTGTACCGGCCTCCCTCCGAGCGTGACAGCTCAAGCATTGTCACCGTGGATGCCCATGCACCCCATCACCCTGTGGTCCACATGTCCTCAGGTAATGGCGGCCCCTGGGAGTGGAAGGGTACCACCAATGGCAGTGCAGCAGAATCCTACGAGCTCAATGACCTCGGCCGGGATTGCGCCCGCAGCTACCGCCCCTCCAAGAGCCTGTCTCCAGGCTCGTCCATCGGTGAGGCCGACCAGGAGCCCCTGCCGGCCCCCCACCCTGAACTCCCACTGGATGCCCGAGGTCGCGACTCCACCCTACGCCACAAGGCCCACCTCTCTGCCCCAGAGCGAGATGGTGGTCAGGGGCAGACTGAGCAAGACCCTTTCTACAAAAAACTGCATGCCAGCCGACGGTTTAAAGACCATAACTAG